A region of Fimbriimonadaceae bacterium DNA encodes the following proteins:
- the gltX gene encoding Glutamate--tRNA ligase produces MSVRVRAAPSPTGSPHLGILRTALFDYLFAKHHGGTMILRIEDTDRTRLVPGCEEEIMASLRWMGIEWDEGPDVGGPYGPYRQSDRKEAGIYAEQIEKLLANGSAYKAFDTPEELEQMREFQQINKQNTGYFGGIWRDATPDQVAQAEAEGKPGVIRLKIPRKQTIVCQDTIRGRVEFDSNTVDDPVLIKADGMPTYHFAAMVDDHLMGITHIIRGVEWISSAPKHVVLFQAFGWEPPVFVHVQVINGKDGKKLSKRHGDTRVFDFRSAGYLPEALGNFIALIGWAPGGDRELLSRKELIEAFDLDGLQPAPGVFDPEKLQWMNGHYIRQMSPEELLSAFRQLFQYEETRSYWQSRWDTELDRTLEFADLLIASAERDLGLVIEAIRLEQERVTTLAEFGPACAFFFVEEVEMDPKATEKWFGEPHVAALLSALEAFVDGKSEVTVEECETFLRGYGESIGMEKLGPIVHPTRVALTGKTVGPGLFELMSVLGPDRMRPRLARAKGMLG; encoded by the coding sequence ATGTCCGTTCGCGTTCGGGCGGCGCCAAGCCCCACTGGTAGTCCCCACCTGGGCATTTTGCGCACGGCCCTTTTTGACTACCTCTTCGCTAAGCACCATGGCGGGACGATGATCCTCCGCATCGAGGACACCGACCGCACGCGCCTCGTGCCCGGCTGCGAAGAGGAAATCATGGCTTCCCTTCGATGGATGGGCATCGAATGGGATGAAGGACCGGACGTCGGCGGCCCCTATGGGCCTTACCGCCAGAGCGACCGAAAGGAAGCCGGCATCTACGCCGAACAGATTGAGAAGCTGCTCGCGAATGGGTCGGCATACAAGGCATTCGACACCCCCGAAGAGTTGGAGCAGATGCGGGAGTTCCAGCAGATCAACAAGCAGAACACCGGCTACTTTGGCGGTATTTGGCGAGACGCCACTCCGGACCAGGTGGCGCAAGCGGAGGCTGAAGGCAAGCCGGGCGTCATCCGCCTTAAGATTCCCCGAAAACAAACGATCGTCTGCCAGGACACCATTCGTGGACGAGTCGAATTTGATTCAAACACCGTCGACGATCCCGTCTTGATCAAGGCCGACGGCATGCCCACCTATCACTTCGCCGCGATGGTCGACGACCATCTGATGGGCATCACCCATATCATCCGAGGCGTTGAGTGGATCAGCTCGGCGCCAAAGCACGTGGTGCTGTTCCAGGCATTCGGCTGGGAGCCCCCTGTGTTTGTCCACGTGCAGGTCATCAATGGCAAGGATGGCAAGAAGCTCAGCAAGCGCCATGGCGACACGAGGGTATTCGACTTCCGTTCTGCCGGATACCTGCCGGAAGCCCTCGGTAACTTCATTGCGCTGATTGGCTGGGCGCCCGGCGGCGATCGAGAGCTTCTTTCACGGAAAGAGTTGATCGAAGCCTTCGATCTCGACGGCCTTCAGCCCGCTCCGGGCGTGTTCGACCCTGAAAAACTTCAGTGGATGAACGGGCATTACATTCGGCAAATGTCGCCCGAGGAACTCTTGAGCGCCTTCCGCCAGCTTTTTCAGTACGAGGAGACCCGAAGCTACTGGCAGTCTCGCTGGGACACCGAACTTGATCGAACGCTCGAGTTTGCCGACCTCCTCATCGCATCCGCCGAGCGAGACCTCGGGCTGGTCATCGAAGCGATCAGACTCGAGCAGGAGCGGGTTACGACTTTGGCCGAGTTTGGCCCAGCCTGTGCATTCTTCTTTGTCGAGGAAGTCGAAATGGATCCAAAGGCAACGGAAAAGTGGTTCGGGGAGCCCCATGTTGCCGCGCTTCTTAGCGCTCTGGAAGCGTTTGTCGATGGAAAGTCGGAAGTCACCGTCGAGGAATGTGAAACGTTTCTGAGGGGCTATGGCGAGTCCATTGGCATGGAGAAACTCGGTCCGATCGTCCATCCCACTCGCGTGGCTCTCACGGGTAAGACCGTCGGCCCTGGCTTGTTCGAACTGATGAGCGTATTGGGGCCAGATCGGATGCGCCCGCGCCTTGCACGTGCGAAAGGAATGCTCGGATGA